The Streptomyces kanamyceticus genome window below encodes:
- a CDS encoding type I polyketide synthase, giving the protein MENEDKLRYFLKRVTADLRETRQRLREVEEGEQEPVAIIGMSCRYPGGVNSPEELWDLVAGGRDGVTPFPTDRGWGDVALADPEDPDRVFRTEGGFLHDAAEFDPGLFGISPREALAMDPQQRLLLETSWEAFERAGIDAASLRGSRTGVFAGVMYHDYTSRLRSVPEGVEGFLGTGSFGSVASGRVSYTFALEGPAVTVDTACSSSLVTLHLAAQALRSGECGLALAGGVTVMATPDTFIGFSKQRGLAADGRCKSFADSADGTGWGEGAGMLLLERLSDARRNGHQVLAVLRGSAVNQDGASNGLTAPNGPSQQRVIRQALESAGLTTDEVDLVEAHGTGTTLGDPIEAQALLATYGKDRAGEPLWLGSVKSNIGHTQAAAGAAGVIKMVMAMRHGVLPPTLHVDERSRHVDWAAGAVELLDEARPWPETGRPRRTAVSSFGISGTNAHVVLEQAPADEADDDDTEVIDGEPVAPVLADAVPWVLSGNDPAALRERAAALLSHVDGQGGKAAARDASAVDIGHALALTRTALEHRAAVVGADRAELLSGLKALATGGEAPNLVRGTVGSRGKLAFLFSGQGSQRVGMGRELYGEFPEFARALDEVCAHLDPHLDRPLRDVLFAEPDTEAAALLDLTTYTQPALFAIEVALYRLVTAWGLTPQFLAGHSIGELAAAHVSGVFTLADACALVAARGRLMGALPEGGTMLSLRADEDTVRRLIAEHSGTVDVAAVNGPESTVVAGDADAVAALDAAWREQGGKTRYLKVSHAFHSPHVDAVLADFRAVARTLTYGTPKIPVVSTLTGAVLSREQARDPEHWVRHVREAVRFLDGVRCLREQGVTNFLELGPDAVLTAAGRDCVDDAAFLVAAARANRPEGTALTSAVAALHTRGVALDWRAVFAGRGARRVDLPTYPFQRSRYWLDTGAYATDVTSAGLRSADHPLLGAVVTLADEEGALLTGRLALDTHPWLADHTVGGVVLVPGAAFLELAVRAGDQVGLDHVEELTLAAPLVLPEDGAVRLQVSVGAPDESGRRTLNCYARADDAPDGDASDDEPWTRHAFGTLATAENTPGAPVTPVTPGEAWPPAGAEPVDIEGRYDELAAGGLGYGPAFRGLRAAWRRGDEVFVEVALPEQDTTAGAPSFALHPALLDSALHAIGLGDFVADTERLHLPYSWRGVSLHSGGATVLRGRLSPAGTSGVALALSDGTGAPVATVDTLSLRPLAAEALSGDRLDSLFRVDWARVRPAPATTADWAVLGDSPDAGEQVRSYADLTTLAAEDRIPDLVLAPVPTDTDPAKATHWALALVQSWLADERFGSARLVFVTAGAVATGPDEDVTDLTGAPVWGLVRAAQGEHPGRFVLVDADQPTAEFTALPAAVETGEPQLALRAGELRAPRLVRARPEQPEGAGFGDGAVLVTGASGTLGGLVARHLVVRHGVRNLVLASRRGQVGALHDELTELGAAVTAVACDVGDRDAVAELLAAHPVTAVVHAAGVLDDGVIESLTPERIDTVFRPKVDAARNLHELTRDLDLSAFVVFSSAAGTFGNPGQGNYAAANAYLDALAQHRRAQGLPATSLAWGLWADDSGMTGDLAEADRGRLTRAGVAALSAEEGLRLFDAALALPCAVAVPMRLDLAPLRARPETVPPLLRALVRTARPEAAKAEGGLAARIAALPADERLPALLDVVRTAVAAVLGHASAAEVEPERAFGELGFDSLTAVELRNRLDAATGLRLPATLVFDYPTPLVLADHLHTTLLGGEEAGAVTLRTAAADDEPIAIVGMGCRYPGGVNSPEDLWHLVADGRDAVSDFPDNRGWNVEGLYNPDPEKLGTSSVRQGGFLYDAADFDPVFFGMSPREALAVDPQQRLLLETSWEAVERAGIDPKSLRGSATGVFAGVMYNDYASRLSRSPEGFEGQLGLGSSGSVASGRVSYVFGLEGPAMTVDTACSSSLVAMHLAAQALRTGECSLALAGGVTVMSSPATFVEFSRQRGLAPDGRCKAFSAEADGTGWGEGVGMLVLERLSDAQRNGHRVLAVMRGSAVNQDGASNGLTAPNGPSQQRVIRQALASAGLTTSDVDVVEAHGTGTTLGDPIEAQALLATYGQDRTGEPLWLGSLKSNVGHTQAAAGVGGVIKMVMAMRHGVLPSTLHVSERSPHVDWSAGAVDVLTEARPWPKTGRPSRAGVSSFGVSGTNAHVVLEQAPDEVAAEEPSVSGPVPLLLSARTEAALRAHAAQLAPLVGEFGSVGVADALLSRSVFDHRAVVVAGGVDALAAVAQGVESARVAVGVARPAGKVAFVFPGQGSQWLEMGVALAESSPEFRASMDACAEALAPHVDWSLWDVLSDAEALERVDVVQPVLFAVMVSLAGLWRSYGVEPDAVVGHSQGEIAAAHVAGALSLEDAARVVALRSQAILALSGQGGMVSLAVTVEVARERIARWEGRISVAAVNGPGSVVVAGDADALDELMESCAADDVRARRVPVDYASHSPHVERIEETLASVLAGIEPRAAAVPMLSTVTGEWLTGTEVGAEYWYQNLRHTVRFEDATRGLLEHGVSTFIECSPHPVLVFGVRETLEAHDGDAAVVGTLRRDDGGLDRFLVSAAEAYVEGLPFDWRALVPAGRHVDLPTYPFQHKRYWLDAPRDLSFDEAAGGLGLAAAGHPLLGAAVELADEQGLLCTGRLGTDTHPWLAEHAVGQTVLLPGTAFAEIALAAGDRIGLDEVEELTLAAPLLLPEHGGVRLRVTVGGDDGSGRRTLTIDSRPDGQDADGDWTRHATGFLTTGAPAAPASLTQWPPAEAEPIDVDGFYDGLEEAGFVYGPAFQGLRAAWRGDDAVYAELALGEDQHKDAASFGVHPALLDAALHACMLGGLVEDAGRPRLPFSWSGIRWHATGATTARVRLTQAGPDAVALELADARGNPLATVASLVLRPIAADQWGARHRDALFRLEWVAAPTRAATPAPARGWAVVGPDDLKAGAGLAASGVTVAEHRDLAALAAVGVPDVVLVPCADDGTEPVAAARATALHALSLAQEWLADDRFLGSRLVFVTRGAVATGPDEDVSDLAAATVWGLIRSAQSENPDRLALVDVDGHDASWAALPAVLDGAQAGAEPQSAVRAGDQLVPRLARPAPSAPQSPESPQPSLAFAPGGTVLVTGATGMIGGLVTRHLVAEYGVRHLVLASRSGAAAPGADALRAELTGLGADVTLAACDVTDRAALAELLAAVPADHPLTGVVHSAGVLDDGVLGSLTPERIDTVFRPKVDAAWNLHELTRDADLSAFVVFSSASGILGGPGQANYAAANAFLDALAHRRRAAGLPATSLAWGLWESASAMTGDMAESDVARLSRSGVAGLTQEQGLALFDLGCATDDAVVVPMRLGLSALRGGPDEVPPLLRGLVRARATRAAAETGTEPLARRLAGLTEQEQERELLVLVRDRTAAVLGYEPDELDVSGALTQLGLDSLTALQLRNQLAGATGLRLPSTVVFDQPTGPALAAYLRSRLAVGEAGGGTDAAPATLAVEDTLNGLYRQAIDLGLYEEGWQLVMAAALVRPVFETQEEAPTLPAVTLATGPGIPLLCFPPPMAPSGPHYFSRFAPAFAGERDVTVLPHPGFAPGEPLPASREAIVRFQVEAVRREAGDRPFALLGYSSGGWLVNAVAAELERQGTGPAAVVLVDTYTATNSFEDRLEAALRERGSTSEASELLTGAQLTGQGGYVRVFEDWEPGPVEAPTLYVHATFPPGESAVRETEDDWQPEWPYPHDDADVPGDHFSIMEDHSESTALAVREWLGAGRGSNS; this is encoded by the coding sequence ATGGAAAACGAAGACAAGCTGCGGTACTTCCTCAAGCGGGTCACCGCTGACCTGCGCGAGACCCGCCAGCGGTTGCGCGAGGTCGAGGAGGGCGAGCAGGAGCCGGTCGCGATCATCGGCATGAGCTGCCGCTACCCCGGCGGCGTCAACTCCCCCGAGGAGCTGTGGGACCTGGTCGCGGGCGGCCGCGACGGCGTCACGCCGTTCCCCACGGACCGAGGCTGGGGCGATGTCGCCCTGGCCGACCCGGAGGACCCCGACCGGGTCTTCCGCACCGAAGGCGGCTTCCTGCACGACGCCGCCGAGTTCGACCCGGGCCTGTTCGGGATATCGCCGCGCGAGGCCCTGGCCATGGACCCGCAGCAGCGCCTCCTCCTGGAGACCTCCTGGGAGGCGTTCGAGCGGGCCGGGATCGACGCGGCGTCCCTGCGCGGCAGCAGGACGGGCGTGTTCGCGGGCGTCATGTACCACGACTACACGTCACGGCTGCGGTCCGTGCCCGAGGGCGTCGAGGGCTTCCTCGGTACGGGAAGCTTCGGCAGCGTCGCCTCCGGGCGCGTGTCGTACACGTTCGCCCTCGAGGGACCCGCCGTCACCGTCGACACGGCCTGCTCGTCGTCCCTGGTCACGCTGCACCTGGCGGCCCAGGCACTGCGCTCGGGCGAGTGCGGGCTCGCCCTCGCGGGCGGCGTCACCGTGATGGCGACCCCGGACACGTTCATCGGCTTCAGCAAGCAGCGCGGCCTCGCCGCGGACGGCCGGTGCAAGTCCTTCGCAGACAGCGCCGACGGCACCGGCTGGGGCGAGGGCGCGGGCATGCTGCTCCTGGAGCGGCTCTCCGACGCCCGCCGCAACGGCCACCAGGTCCTCGCGGTCCTGCGCGGCTCCGCCGTGAACCAGGACGGCGCGTCCAACGGCCTGACCGCGCCCAACGGCCCCTCGCAGCAGCGCGTGATCCGCCAGGCCCTGGAGAGCGCGGGACTGACCACGGACGAGGTCGACCTGGTCGAGGCGCACGGCACGGGCACCACCCTCGGTGACCCCATCGAGGCGCAGGCCCTGCTCGCCACCTACGGCAAGGACCGCGCCGGCGAGCCGCTGTGGCTGGGCTCGGTGAAGTCCAACATCGGCCACACCCAGGCCGCCGCCGGCGCCGCGGGCGTCATCAAGATGGTCATGGCGATGCGGCACGGCGTGCTGCCGCCGACCCTGCACGTCGACGAGCGCTCCCGGCACGTCGACTGGGCCGCGGGCGCCGTGGAACTCCTCGACGAGGCGCGGCCCTGGCCGGAGACGGGACGGCCGCGCAGGACGGCGGTGTCGTCGTTCGGCATCAGCGGCACCAACGCCCACGTCGTCCTCGAACAGGCCCCGGCGGACGAGGCCGACGACGATGACACCGAGGTCATCGACGGCGAGCCCGTCGCCCCCGTCCTCGCCGACGCGGTGCCGTGGGTCCTGTCCGGCAACGACCCCGCCGCACTGCGCGAGCGCGCCGCCGCCCTCCTGTCCCACGTGGACGGGCAGGGCGGCAAGGCCGCGGCGCGCGACGCGTCGGCCGTGGACATCGGCCACGCGCTCGCCCTGACCCGGACCGCGCTCGAACACCGGGCCGCCGTCGTCGGCGCGGACCGCGCGGAACTGCTGAGCGGCCTCAAGGCCCTGGCCACCGGCGGCGAGGCACCGAACCTGGTGCGCGGCACGGTGGGCAGCCGCGGCAAGCTCGCCTTCCTGTTCAGCGGACAGGGCAGCCAGCGCGTCGGCATGGGGCGCGAACTGTACGGGGAGTTCCCGGAGTTCGCGCGGGCCCTGGACGAGGTCTGCGCACACCTGGACCCGCACCTGGACCGGCCGCTGCGGGACGTGCTCTTCGCCGAGCCGGACACCGAGGCCGCCGCCCTGCTCGACCTCACCACCTACACGCAGCCCGCGCTGTTCGCGATCGAGGTGGCGCTCTACCGCCTCGTCACGGCGTGGGGACTCACCCCGCAGTTCCTCGCGGGCCACTCCATCGGCGAACTGGCCGCCGCCCACGTGTCGGGCGTCTTCACCCTCGCCGACGCCTGCGCGCTCGTCGCCGCCCGCGGCAGGCTCATGGGGGCACTGCCCGAAGGCGGCACGATGCTGTCGCTGCGCGCGGACGAGGACACCGTGCGCCGCCTGATCGCCGAGCACAGCGGCACGGTGGACGTCGCGGCGGTCAACGGCCCCGAGTCCACGGTGGTCGCGGGCGACGCCGACGCGGTCGCCGCCCTCGACGCCGCCTGGCGGGAACAGGGCGGCAAGACCCGCTACCTGAAGGTCAGCCACGCCTTCCACTCCCCGCACGTGGACGCCGTCCTCGCGGACTTCCGCGCCGTCGCCCGCACCCTCACCTACGGCACGCCGAAGATCCCCGTCGTGTCCACGCTGACCGGCGCCGTGCTCTCCCGGGAGCAGGCGCGCGACCCGGAGCACTGGGTACGTCACGTACGCGAAGCCGTGCGGTTCCTGGACGGCGTGCGGTGCCTGCGCGAGCAGGGCGTCACGAACTTCCTGGAGCTCGGCCCCGACGCCGTGCTCACCGCGGCGGGCCGCGACTGCGTCGACGACGCCGCGTTCCTGGTGGCCGCGGCGCGCGCGAACCGCCCCGAGGGCACCGCGCTCACCTCGGCCGTCGCCGCCCTGCACACGCGGGGCGTCGCCCTCGACTGGCGCGCCGTGTTCGCGGGCCGCGGCGCCCGGCGCGTCGACCTGCCCACGTACCCGTTCCAGCGCAGCAGGTACTGGCTGGACACGGGCGCGTACGCCACGGACGTCACCTCGGCCGGGCTGCGCTCCGCCGACCACCCGCTGCTCGGCGCCGTGGTCACCCTCGCCGACGAGGAGGGCGCCCTGCTCACCGGGCGGCTCGCCCTCGACACCCACCCGTGGCTGGCCGACCACACCGTCGGCGGTGTGGTCCTCGTGCCCGGTGCCGCCTTCCTCGAACTCGCCGTCAGGGCGGGTGACCAGGTAGGACTCGACCACGTCGAGGAGCTGACCCTCGCGGCGCCGCTGGTCCTGCCGGAGGACGGCGCGGTGCGGCTCCAGGTGTCCGTCGGGGCCCCCGACGAGTCGGGCCGCAGGACGCTGAACTGCTACGCGCGCGCCGACGACGCACCCGATGGTGACGCGTCCGACGACGAGCCGTGGACGCGGCACGCCTTCGGCACGCTGGCGACGGCTGAGAACACCCCGGGCGCCCCGGTCACTCCGGTCACCCCGGGGGAGGCGTGGCCGCCCGCGGGCGCCGAGCCGGTCGACATCGAGGGCCGCTACGACGAACTCGCCGCGGGCGGACTCGGCTACGGACCCGCCTTCCGCGGCCTGCGCGCGGCCTGGCGCCGCGGCGACGAGGTGTTCGTCGAGGTGGCGCTGCCCGAGCAGGACACCACGGCGGGCGCGCCCTCCTTCGCGCTGCACCCCGCGCTCCTCGACTCCGCGCTGCACGCCATCGGGCTCGGCGACTTCGTCGCCGACACGGAGCGGCTGCACCTGCCGTACTCCTGGCGAGGTGTGAGCCTGCACAGCGGCGGCGCGACCGTGCTGCGCGGACGGCTCTCCCCGGCGGGCACCTCGGGCGTCGCACTCGCCCTGAGCGACGGCACGGGCGCACCCGTCGCCACCGTCGACACCCTGTCCCTGCGGCCCCTGGCGGCGGAGGCGCTGAGCGGCGACCGTCTCGACTCGCTGTTCCGCGTCGACTGGGCGCGGGTACGGCCCGCCCCGGCCACCACGGCCGACTGGGCGGTCCTCGGAGACAGCCCCGACGCCGGCGAACAGGTGCGCTCCTACGCGGACTTGACCACGCTGGCGGCCGAGGACCGGATCCCGGACCTCGTGCTCGCCCCCGTCCCCACCGACACCGACCCCGCGAAGGCGACGCACTGGGCGCTCGCCCTGGTGCAGAGCTGGCTCGCCGACGAGCGGTTCGGCTCGGCGCGCCTTGTGTTCGTCACCGCGGGCGCCGTGGCCACAGGCCCCGACGAGGACGTCACCGACCTGACCGGCGCGCCCGTGTGGGGCCTGGTCCGCGCCGCGCAGGGCGAACACCCCGGCCGGTTCGTCCTCGTCGACGCCGACCAGCCGACGGCCGAGTTCACCGCACTCCCCGCCGCCGTCGAGACCGGCGAGCCCCAACTGGCCCTGCGCGCGGGTGAATTGCGCGCGCCGCGGCTGGTGCGGGCCCGCCCGGAGCAGCCGGAAGGCGCGGGCTTCGGCGACGGCGCCGTACTGGTGACAGGCGCGAGCGGCACGCTCGGCGGTCTGGTCGCGCGACACCTCGTCGTACGACACGGCGTGCGCAACCTGGTCCTGGCCAGCAGGCGCGGCCAAGTCGGCGCGCTGCACGACGAGTTGACCGAACTGGGCGCGGCGGTCACCGCGGTCGCCTGCGACGTCGGTGACCGCGACGCGGTGGCGGAACTCCTCGCCGCCCACCCGGTCACGGCCGTCGTGCACGCGGCGGGCGTCCTGGACGACGGCGTCATCGAGTCGCTGACCCCCGAGCGGATCGACACCGTGTTCCGCCCGAAGGTCGACGCGGCCCGCAACCTGCACGAGCTCACCCGCGACCTCGACCTGTCCGCGTTCGTGGTGTTCTCCTCGGCCGCGGGCACCTTCGGCAACCCCGGCCAGGGCAACTACGCGGCCGCCAACGCCTACCTCGACGCGCTCGCCCAGCACCGCCGCGCCCAGGGCCTGCCCGCGACCTCGCTCGCCTGGGGCCTGTGGGCGGACGACAGCGGCATGACGGGCGACCTCGCGGAGGCCGACCGCGGCCGCCTCACCAGGGCCGGGGTCGCCGCACTCTCGGCCGAGGAGGGCCTGCGCCTCTTCGACGCCGCCCTCGCGCTCCCCTGCGCCGTGGCAGTGCCCATGCGGCTCGACCTGGCGCCGCTGCGGGCGCGCCCCGAGACCGTGCCCCCGCTGCTGCGCGCCCTCGTGCGCACGGCACGCCCCGAAGCCGCCAAGGCCGAGGGCGGACTCGCGGCACGGATCGCGGCGCTGCCCGCGGACGAGCGCCTGCCCGCCCTGCTCGACGTCGTCCGCACCGCCGTCGCCGCCGTGCTCGGCCACGCCTCCGCCGCCGAGGTGGAACCGGAGCGGGCCTTCGGCGAGCTCGGCTTCGACTCGCTCACCGCGGTCGAACTGCGCAACAGGCTCGACGCGGCCACAGGGCTGCGACTGCCCGCGACGCTGGTCTTCGACTACCCGACCCCGCTGGTCCTCGCCGACCACCTGCACACCACGCTGCTCGGCGGCGAAGAGGCCGGCGCGGTGACCCTCCGCACGGCCGCCGCCGACGACGAGCCGATCGCCATCGTCGGCATGGGCTGCCGCTACCCCGGCGGCGTGAACTCGCCGGAAGACCTGTGGCACCTGGTCGCCGACGGCCGCGACGCGGTGTCCGACTTCCCGGACAACCGGGGCTGGAACGTGGAAGGGCTCTACAACCCCGACCCCGAGAAGCTCGGCACCAGCAGCGTCCGGCAGGGTGGCTTCCTCTACGACGCCGCCGATTTCGACCCGGTGTTCTTCGGCATGTCGCCGCGCGAGGCCCTGGCGGTCGACCCGCAGCAGCGCCTCCTCCTCGAAACGTCGTGGGAGGCCGTCGAGCGGGCGGGCATCGACCCGAAGTCCCTGCGGGGCAGCGCCACCGGCGTGTTCGCGGGCGTGATGTACAACGACTACGCCTCCCGGCTCAGCCGCTCCCCGGAGGGCTTCGAGGGACAGCTCGGTCTCGGCAGCTCGGGCAGCGTCGCCTCCGGCCGCGTCTCGTACGTGTTCGGCCTCGAAGGCCCCGCGATGACCGTGGACACCGCGTGCTCCTCGTCGCTCGTGGCGATGCACCTCGCCGCGCAGGCGCTGCGCACGGGCGAGTGCTCGCTCGCGCTCGCGGGCGGTGTGACGGTGATGTCGAGCCCGGCGACGTTCGTGGAGTTCAGCAGGCAGCGCGGCCTGGCCCCCGACGGCCGCTGCAAGGCCTTCTCCGCCGAGGCCGACGGCACCGGCTGGGGCGAGGGCGTCGGCATGCTCGTACTGGAGCGGCTCTCCGACGCGCAGCGCAACGGCCACCGCGTCCTCGCGGTCATGCGGGGATCGGCGGTCAACCAGGACGGCGCGTCCAACGGCCTGACCGCGCCCAACGGCCCCTCCCAGCAGCGCGTCATCCGCCAGGCCCTGGCGAGCGCGGGGCTGACCACGTCCGACGTGGACGTGGTCGAGGCGCACGGCACCGGCACCACCCTCGGCGACCCCATCGAGGCGCAGGCCCTGCTCGCCACCTACGGCCAGGACCGCACCGGCGAGCCGCTGTGGCTCGGTTCGCTGAAGTCGAACGTCGGCCACACCCAGGCCGCGGCCGGTGTCGGCGGCGTGATCAAGATGGTGATGGCGATGCGGCACGGCGTGCTGCCGTCGACCCTGCACGTCTCCGAGCGCTCCCCGCACGTGGACTGGTCGGCGGGCGCCGTGGACGTCCTGACGGAGGCCCGCCCGTGGCCGAAGACGGGACGCCCGTCGCGCGCGGGTGTGTCCTCGTTCGGCGTGAGCGGCACCAACGCACACGTGGTCCTTGAGCAGGCACCCGATGAGGTAGCGGCCGAGGAGCCGTCGGTGTCCGGGCCGGTTCCGCTGCTGCTGTCCGCCCGCACGGAAGCCGCATTGCGTGCGCATGCGGCGCAACTCGCTCCGCTGGTCGGCGAATTCGGGTCTGTGGGTGTGGCGGATGCGCTGTTGTCGCGGTCGGTGTTTGATCACCGGGCTGTGGTGGTGGCGGGTGGTGTGGATGCGTTGGCTGCGGTGGCGCAGGGTGTTGAGTCGGCGCGTGTGGCGGTGGGTGTGGCGCGTCCTGCGGGCAAGGTCGCGTTCGTGTTCCCGGGTCAGGGTTCGCAGTGGCTGGAGATGGGGGTGGCGCTGGCGGAGTCGTCGCCGGAGTTCCGGGCTTCCATGGATGCCTGTGCGGAGGCGTTGGCTCCGCATGTGGACTGGTCGTTGTGGGATGTGCTGTCTGATGCTGAGGCGTTGGAGCGCGTGGATGTTGTGCAGCCGGTGTTGTTCGCGGTGATGGTGTCGCTGGCCGGGTTGTGGCGGTCGTATGGTGTCGAGCCGGATGCCGTGGTGGGTCACAGTCAGGGTGAGATCGCTGCCGCGCATGTGGCGGGCGCGCTGTCGCTGGAGGATGCGGCGCGGGTTGTGGCGTTGCGCAGTCAGGCGATTCTGGCTCTGTCGGGTCAGGGCGGGATGGTGTCGTTGGCGGTGACGGTCGAGGTGGCGCGTGAGCGGATCGCGCGCTGGGAGGGCCGGATTTCCGTCGCGGCGGTGAACGGTCCCGGTTCGGTGGTCGTGGCCGGTGACGCGGATGCTCTGGATGAGCTGATGGAGTCCTGTGCCGCCGATGACGTACGGGCCCGTCGGGTGCCTGTCGACTACGCCTCCCACTCGCCCCATGTCGAGCGCATCGAGGAGACCTTGGCGAGTGTGCTGGCCGGAATCGAACCCCGCGCCGCCGCAGTGCCGATGCTCTCCACCGTCACGGGGGAGTGGCTGACCGGGACCGAGGTCGGTGCCGAGTACTGGTACCAGAACCTGCGGCACACCGTCCGCTTCGAGGACGCCACCCGTGGCCTCCTTGAGCACGGCGTCAGCACGTTCATCGAATGCAGCCCCCACCCGGTCCTGGTGTTCGGCGTGCGCGAGACGCTGGAGGCGCATGACGGCGACGCGGCCGTGGTGGGCACGTTGCGCAGGGACGACGGCGGTCTCGACCGGTTCCTGGTCTCCGCCGCCGAGGCGTACGTCGAGGGTCTGCCCTTCGACTGGCGCGCCCTGGTGCCCGCCGGACGACATGTCGACCTGCCGACGTACCCCTTCCAGCACAAGCGCTACTGGCTGGACGCTCCCCGCGACCTGAGCTTCGACGAAGCGGCCGGGGGTCTCGGCCTCGCGGCCGCGGGCCACCCGCTGCTCGGCGCCGCCGTGGAACTCGCCGACGAGCAGGGCCTGTTGTGCACCGGCAGGCTCGGCACCGACACCCACCCGTGGCTCGCGGAGCACGCCGTCGGGCAGACGGTCCTGCTGCCCGGCACGGCCTTCGCGGAGATCGCGCTCGCCGCGGGCGACAGGATCGGCCTCGACGAGGTGGAGGAGCTGACGCTCGCCGCGCCGCTGCTGCTGCCCGAACACGGCGGCGTACGCCTGCGGGTGACGGTCGGCGGGGACGACGGTTCCGGCCGCCGGACGCTGACCATCGACTCACGGCCGGACGGCCAGGACGCCGACGGCGACTGGACCCGGCACGCCACCGGCTTCCTGACCACCGGAGCGCCCGCGGCCCCGGCATCGTTGACCCAGTGGCCGCCCGCCGAGGCCGAACCCATCGACGTCGACGGCTTCTACGACGGCTTGGAGGAGGCCGGGTTCGTCTACGGACCCGCCTTCCAGGGCCTGCGCGCGGCGTGGCGCGGCGACGACGCCGTGTACGCCGAGCTGGCACTCGGCGAGGACCAGCACAAGGACGCCGCTTCGTTCGGCGTCCACCCCGCGCTCCTGGACGCCGCGCTGCACGCCTGCATGCTCGGCGGACTCGTCGAGGACGCGGGACGGCCCAGGCTGCCGTTCTCCTGGAGCGGCATCCGGTGGCACGCCACCGGTGCCACGACGGCGCGGGTCCGCCTCACGCAGGCCGGACCCGACGCCGTCGCCCTCGAACTGGCCGACGCGCGGGGGAATCCCCTGGCGACGGTCGCATCCCTCGTCCTGCGGCCGATCGCCGCGGACCAGTGGGGTGCACGCCACCGCGACGCGCTGTTCCGGCTGGAGTGGGTGGCCGCACCGACCCGTGCGGCCACCCCTGCTCCCGCCCGCGGTTGGGCGGTCGTCGGTCCTGACGACCTGAAGGCGGGCGCGGGACTCGCCGCGTCCGGCGTCACCGTCGCCGAGCACCGCGACCTCGCGGCGCTCGCAGCGGTCGGAGTGCCCGACGTGGTCCTCGTGCCGTGCGCAGACGACGGCACGGAGCCGGTCGCCGCCGCCCGCGCCACCGCTCTGCACGCGCTGTCGCTGGCCCAGGAGTGGCTGGCAGACGACCGGTTCCTCGGCTCCCGCCTCGTCTTCGTGACCCGCGGGGCCGTCGCCACCGGCCCTGACGAGGACGTGTCCGACCTCGCCGCCGCGACGGTGTGGGGCCTGATCAGGTCCGCCCAGTCAGAGAACCCCGACCGGCTCGCCCTGGTCGACGTGGACGGGCACGACGCGTCCTGGGCGGCGCTGCCCGCCGTCCTCGACGGCGCCCAGGCCGGTGCCGAACCCCAGTCGGCGGTGCGCGCCGGTGACCAGCTGGTGCCGCGCCTGGCACGGCCCGCACCGTCCGCACCTCAGTCCCCGGAGTCCCCTCAGCCCTCGCTCGCGTTCGCGCCCGGCGGCACGGTCCTCGTGACCGGCGCCACCGGGATGATCGGCGGCCTCGTCACCCGGCACCTCGTGGCCGAGTACGGCGTACGGCACCTCGTCCTCGCCAGCCGCAGCGGCGCCGCCGCGCCCGGAGCCGACGCGCTCCGTGCCGAACTCACCGGTCTCGGCGCCGACGTCACGCTCGCCGCCTGCGACGTGACCGACCGCGCCGCGCTCGCCGAGCTGCTCGCCGCGGTGCCCGCCGACCACCCGCTGACCGGCGTGGTGCACTCGGCGGGCGTCCTCGACGACGGCGTACTCGGCTCGCTGACGCCGGAGCGGATCGACACCGTGTTCCGGCCGAAGGTCGACGCGGCCTGGAACCTGCACGAGCTGACCCGTGACGCGGACCTGTCCGCGTTCGTCGTCTTCTCCTCCGCCTCGGGCATCCTCGGCGGCCCCGGCCAGGCCAACTACGCGGCGGCCAACGCGTTCCTCGACGCGCTCGCCCACCGGCGCAGGGCGGCCGGGCTCCCCGCCACGTCACTGGCGTGGGGCCTGTGGGAGTCGGCGAGCGCGATGACCGGCGACATGGCGGAGTCCGACGTGGCACGCCTGTCCCGCTCCGGCGTCGCGGGCCTCACCCAGGAGCAGGGCCTCGCCCTGTTCGACCTCGGCTGCGCGACCGACGACGCGGTCGTGGTGCCGATGCGCCTCGGCCTGAGCGCCCTGCGCGGCGGGCCCGACGAGGTGCCCCCGCTGCTGCGGGGCCTGGTGCGCGCCCGCGCCACCAGGGCGGCGGCCGAGACCGGTACGGAGCCGCTGGCGCGGCGCCTCGCCGGTCTGACCGAGCAGGAGCAGGAGCGTGAACTGCTCGTACTCGTCAGGGACCGGACGGCGGCCGTGCTCGGCTACGAGCCGGACGAGCTCGACGTGTCCGGCGCCCTGACCCAGCTCGGCCTCGACTCCCTGACCGCGCTGCAACTGCGCAACCAGCTCGCGGGCGCGACCGGTCTGCGCCTGCCCAGCACCGTCGTGTTCGACCAGCCGACGGGACCGGCGCTCGCCGCGTACCTGAGGAGCCGTCTCGCCGTGGGGGAGGCGGGCGGCGGCACGGACGCCGCGCCCGCGACCCTGGCGGTCGAGGACACGCTCAACGGCCTGTACCGGCAGGCGATCGACCTCGGCCTGTACGAGGAGGGGTGGCAGCTGGTGATGGCGGCCGCGCTGGTGCGGCCGGTGTTCGAGACGCAGGAGGAGGCACCCACCCTGCCCGCGGTCACGCTGGCGACAGGACCTGGCATCCCGCTGCTGTGCTTCCCGCCGCCGATGGCGCCGTCCGGGCCGCACTACTTCAGCCGGTTCGCCCCCGCCTTCGCGGGCGAGCGGGACGTGACCGTACTGCCCCACCCCGGCTTCGCGCCGGGGGAGCCGCTGCCCGCGAGCCGCGAGGCGATCGTCCGCTTCCAGGTCGAGGCCGTCCGACGCGAGGCGGGCGACCGGCCGTTCGCGCTGCTCGGCTACTCCTCGGGCGGCTGGCTGGTCAACGCGGTCGCCGCCGAGCTCGAACGGCAGGGCACCGGACCGGCCGCGGTGGTGCTCGTCGACACCTACACCGCGACGAACTCCTTCGAGGACCGGCTCGAGGCGGCCCTGCGCGAACGCGGTTCCACCAGCGAGGCGTCCGAGCTGCTGACCGGCGCGCAACTCACCGGCCAGGGCGGCTACGTCCGCGTCTTCGAGGACTGGGAGCCCGGCCCGGTCGAGGCGCCGACGCTCTACGTGCACGCCACCTTCCCGCCGGGGGAGTCGGCCGTACGCGAGACCGAGGACGACTGGCAGCCGGAGTGGCCCTACCCGCACGACGACGCCGACGTCCCCGGTGACCACTTCTCGATCATGGAGGACCACTCCGAGTCGACCGCGCTCGCGGTGCGGGAGTGGCTGGGGGCGGGCCGGGGCAGCAATTCCTGA